A window of Christiangramia forsetii KT0803 contains these coding sequences:
- a CDS encoding CCC motif membrane protein has translation MEKRELPNSTLILIFGILSIIGCCCYGVAGVIFGIIALVMSKRAIEIYNADPELYTGYQNVKTGKILAIIGLVLSALSLLSTIIVFIFFGGMEGMQEIQEEILREYGG, from the coding sequence ATGGAAAAAAGAGAATTACCTAATTCTACATTAATCCTGATCTTCGGGATTTTATCAATTATAGGCTGTTGCTGTTATGGAGTAGCCGGCGTAATTTTTGGAATAATTGCCCTCGTCATGTCTAAGCGTGCTATTGAAATATATAATGCAGATCCTGAATTATATACAGGTTACCAGAACGTAAAAACAGGAAAGATCCTAGCAATAATTGGCCTGGTACTTAGCGCCCTTTCATTATTAAGTACTATTATAGTATTTATTTTCTTTGGAGGTATGGAAGGTATGCAGGAAATACAGGAAGAGATATTGAGAGAATACGGAGGATAA
- a CDS encoding DUF6452 family protein has protein sequence MKQNTYIFLLVFTLITTLACQRDDICAESIETTPLLIIRFYDIEEPDELKDPQNLSIRATDSTSFVINTGSGTPVEYFRFSRDSVAIPLKTSADLTEYVFTLNTDPNDSTATNSGLRDTINFTYGRQEEYINRACAYKVSYVGLKVDVDGGANGPNWIQDIQIDEPNVDDQNQAHVSIFF, from the coding sequence ATGAAACAAAATACTTACATCTTTTTACTTGTATTCACATTAATAACTACACTTGCCTGCCAGCGGGATGATATTTGTGCTGAATCCATCGAAACCACTCCGCTACTAATCATTAGGTTTTATGATATTGAGGAACCTGATGAGCTAAAAGATCCTCAAAATTTAAGTATAAGAGCGACCGATAGTACAAGTTTTGTAATTAATACTGGTAGTGGTACTCCGGTAGAATACTTCAGATTTAGCAGGGATAGCGTCGCTATTCCTTTAAAAACCTCTGCAGACTTAACTGAATATGTGTTTACGTTAAATACAGATCCTAATGACAGCACAGCTACTAATAGTGGTCTGCGTGACACTATAAATTTCACTTATGGTCGCCAGGAGGAGTATATCAATCGCGCCTGTGCATACAAAGTGAGTTACGTAGGACTGAAGGTAGATGTAGATGGCGGGGCTAACGGTCCCAACTGGATACAGGATATACAGATTGATGAACCTAATGTTGATGATCAAAACCAGGCACATGTATCGATATTTTTCTAG
- the rlmD gene encoding 23S rRNA (uracil(1939)-C(5))-methyltransferase RlmD, which translates to MARRNKNKLFTEIEITGAGAKGKAIGKSPDGRVIFIDNAVPGDVADIQTTRKRKSYYQGTATEFHKLSDKRTEPVCQHFGTCGGCKWQNMEYKFQLEYKQDEVENNLRRLGKIELPEITPILGSEEIYFYRNKMEFSFSDSRWLTQEEIQSGEDIQQRNALGFHIPGMWDKILDIEKCHLQADPSNAIRNFVKEFAIENDLAFFNTRNQEGLLRTLMIRTTSTGEIMILVQFFKEDQEKRELLLNALAEKFPEITSLQYVVNTKANDTIYDQEVICFKGRDHIFEEMEGLKFKINAKSFYQTNSEQAYNLYKITRDYANLKGDELVYDLYTGTGTIAQFVAKNAKKVIGVEAVPEAIKDAKENAERNKIQNVEFYVGDMKKVFTESFINKHGHPDVIITDPPRDGMHKDVVAQIIGILPERIVYVSCNSATQARDLSLLDEHYKVTQIQAVDMFPQTHHVENVVCLEKR; encoded by the coding sequence ATGGCAAGAAGAAATAAAAACAAGCTTTTTACTGAAATTGAAATTACAGGCGCCGGAGCTAAAGGCAAGGCTATAGGCAAATCACCTGATGGCCGAGTCATTTTTATAGACAATGCCGTTCCGGGGGATGTAGCTGATATTCAAACTACACGAAAAAGAAAATCCTATTACCAGGGAACTGCTACCGAGTTCCATAAATTATCTGATAAAAGAACGGAGCCAGTTTGCCAGCATTTTGGAACCTGTGGAGGCTGCAAATGGCAAAATATGGAGTATAAATTTCAGCTGGAATATAAACAGGATGAAGTTGAGAACAATCTTCGCAGGCTTGGTAAAATTGAATTACCTGAAATCACTCCAATTCTGGGCAGTGAGGAAATCTACTTTTATCGAAATAAAATGGAGTTTTCTTTTAGCGATAGTCGTTGGCTCACACAGGAAGAAATCCAAAGCGGGGAAGATATTCAGCAGAGAAATGCCCTGGGTTTTCACATCCCGGGAATGTGGGATAAAATCCTTGATATAGAAAAATGTCACTTACAGGCAGATCCTAGTAATGCCATTCGAAATTTTGTAAAGGAATTTGCTATAGAAAATGATCTTGCTTTTTTTAATACCAGGAATCAGGAAGGTCTCCTAAGAACTTTAATGATTAGAACAACCTCCACCGGGGAAATCATGATTCTTGTTCAGTTCTTTAAAGAAGATCAGGAAAAAAGAGAATTACTTCTAAATGCGCTTGCAGAAAAATTTCCTGAAATAACATCACTTCAGTACGTTGTAAATACTAAAGCAAATGATACTATTTATGATCAGGAAGTCATTTGTTTTAAAGGACGTGATCATATTTTTGAGGAAATGGAAGGTTTAAAATTCAAGATCAACGCCAAATCATTTTATCAAACGAACTCAGAACAAGCTTATAACCTCTATAAGATTACCAGAGATTATGCCAATCTCAAAGGTGATGAACTTGTGTACGATCTTTATACAGGAACCGGAACTATCGCTCAATTCGTTGCGAAAAATGCCAAAAAAGTAATTGGTGTTGAAGCCGTACCGGAAGCTATCAAAGATGCAAAGGAGAATGCCGAAAGAAATAAAATACAGAATGTAGAGTTCTATGTAGGCGATATGAAAAAGGTTTTTACTGAAAGCTTTATCAATAAACATGGACACCCGGACGTTATTATTACAGATCCGCCAAGAGACGGAATGCATAAAGATGTTGTAGCTCAAATAATTGGTATATTACCTGAGCGTATTGTATATGTTAGCTGTAATTCTGCAACTCAGGCTCGTGATCTGTCTTTGCTGGATGAACATTACAAGGTAACTCAAATCCAGGCGGTAGATATGTTCCCTCAGACCCACCATGTTGAAAATGTGGTATGCCTGGAAAAACGTTAG
- a CDS encoding T9SS type A sorting domain-containing protein yields the protein MKLTILFLFIFSTTVLKAQLYIAPSEKSDSYMYAKDRLIFVQNEIHLIKNNKNETGASLYLRKGSQLLQGDKPANINTGSGDIAVVQQGTSNAFDYNYWGLPVVGFAGKNQLNDYLYDPLSNTESKKAKLTTGLEGYSDPLSISGRWIYTYSGANYSDWQYVGEHFDLLPGEGFSMKGVNGSNSNLIEGEKINPGSAQMYDFRGLPNDGKIELPVKKDQVLLVGNPYPSSLDLEKFLFENISTTGIAYFWDSKKNGNSHYLSDYEGGYGTYSPGAGIYIPAIFKRYSDESETGEIGESYPRKRMPIAQGFMIIGKNEGVVHFQNSQRMYQKEIEGVSNFKSLEPANPSVIFNIEIDSMYVRQLALSFNNLSTVNEDHGMDARKMDRFSEDISWSISEEPFLINVRPKVDQELIPLKINLKKDTSLKFSAAKFNNFNPDRLFVYDAQDDLYFGITTGYFKMSLPAGDYNDRFFISFIEQLPAEDTTTDSIAPVADLKKLPNILLNTIDIFQNNSLEQLETKVLYNAELKNLKLFDLHGKLILNKNFIAKEKEFNFSTGNLSNAIYIVKVITNDNKELTKKISIRN from the coding sequence ATGAAGCTTACCATTCTTTTTCTCTTCATTTTTAGTACAACTGTCCTAAAAGCCCAGTTATATATTGCTCCTTCAGAAAAGTCTGATAGCTATATGTATGCAAAAGATCGGCTGATATTTGTCCAGAACGAGATTCATCTCATTAAAAATAATAAAAATGAAACCGGAGCCAGTTTATATCTTCGGAAAGGTTCACAATTGCTTCAGGGTGACAAACCAGCTAATATAAATACCGGAAGTGGTGATATTGCTGTAGTTCAGCAAGGAACTTCTAATGCATTTGATTATAATTACTGGGGACTTCCCGTGGTGGGATTCGCCGGAAAAAATCAATTGAATGATTATTTATACGATCCCCTTTCAAATACCGAAAGCAAAAAAGCTAAACTAACCACGGGATTAGAAGGCTATAGCGACCCGTTAAGTATTTCCGGCAGATGGATTTATACCTATTCAGGAGCAAACTATTCCGACTGGCAATACGTTGGAGAGCATTTTGATCTTCTTCCCGGTGAAGGCTTTAGTATGAAAGGCGTAAACGGTAGTAATTCTAATTTAATCGAAGGAGAAAAGATAAATCCCGGGAGCGCTCAAATGTATGATTTCAGAGGTCTTCCTAATGACGGGAAAATAGAACTTCCTGTTAAAAAAGATCAGGTATTACTTGTTGGTAATCCGTATCCGTCCTCCTTAGATCTTGAGAAATTTCTATTTGAAAATATTTCAACCACGGGTATCGCATATTTTTGGGATTCTAAGAAAAATGGCAACTCACACTATCTTTCAGATTACGAAGGTGGCTACGGAACTTATTCTCCGGGAGCCGGTATTTATATTCCGGCGATTTTTAAACGATATAGTGACGAAAGCGAAACCGGCGAAATTGGGGAGTCTTATCCCAGAAAGCGGATGCCCATAGCACAGGGTTTTATGATCATTGGAAAAAATGAAGGGGTTGTTCATTTTCAGAATTCTCAAAGAATGTATCAAAAAGAAATTGAGGGAGTCTCCAATTTCAAATCTTTAGAACCTGCAAATCCATCTGTTATTTTTAACATTGAGATAGATTCTATGTATGTAAGACAACTTGCACTTTCTTTTAATAATCTTTCCACAGTTAATGAAGATCACGGGATGGATGCAAGAAAAATGGATAGATTCTCAGAGGATATCAGCTGGTCAATTTCCGAAGAACCTTTTCTAATCAATGTTAGGCCGAAGGTGGATCAGGAATTAATTCCGCTTAAGATCAACCTAAAAAAAGATACCAGTTTGAAATTTTCAGCGGCTAAATTCAATAATTTCAATCCAGACCGTTTGTTTGTATATGACGCACAGGATGATCTTTATTTTGGTATCACCACGGGCTATTTTAAAATGAGCTTGCCTGCAGGTGATTATAACGATAGATTTTTTATAAGTTTTATAGAGCAACTGCCTGCAGAAGACACCACAACAGATTCTATTGCACCTGTAGCTGATCTAAAAAAGCTCCCTAATATTTTATTGAATACCATTGATATATTTCAAAATAACTCATTAGAACAGCTGGAAACAAAGGTTTTGTACAATGCCGAATTAAAGAATTTAAAATTATTTGATCTCCACGGAAAATTAATTCTAAACAAAAATTTTATTGCTAAAGAGAAAGAATTTAATTTTTCGACCGGAAATTTGAGCAATGCTATTTATATTGTAAAGGTAATTACTAATGATAACAAAGAGTTGACTAAAAAAATTAGTATCAGGAATTGA
- a CDS encoding DUF6048 family protein, with translation MYRYFSSLLFILLFGLSVSAQQQEATQDTVQYNEKYGVRVGIDLSKPLRTLLDDNFSGIQLVGDYRVYKNFYAAAELGTEKITFEGDNIETFTNGSYIKLGGDYNAYENWLDMQNAIFVGVRFGFASFSQTLDQYRIYTSSNYFGPDIREDNTETTGLTASWGEVMIGIKVEIIKNLFLSANVQLKRRIGQNTPTNFDNLAIPGFGRTYDSSEFGAGFGYNISYLIPFYKKSRN, from the coding sequence ATGTATCGATATTTTTCTAGCTTACTATTTATACTTCTATTTGGGTTATCGGTTTCAGCACAGCAGCAGGAAGCAACGCAGGATACTGTTCAGTATAACGAGAAATATGGAGTTCGGGTAGGAATAGATCTAAGCAAACCACTGCGCACATTATTAGATGATAATTTTAGTGGAATTCAGTTAGTAGGAGATTATCGAGTTTATAAAAACTTTTATGCCGCCGCAGAGTTAGGTACTGAAAAGATCACTTTTGAAGGGGATAATATCGAGACTTTTACTAATGGCAGTTATATAAAACTTGGTGGTGATTATAATGCCTATGAAAACTGGCTGGATATGCAAAATGCAATTTTCGTTGGTGTACGCTTTGGGTTTGCCAGCTTCTCTCAGACCCTGGATCAATACAGGATCTATACATCTTCAAACTATTTTGGTCCAGACATTAGGGAAGATAATACAGAAACAACAGGTTTAACTGCCAGCTGGGGGGAAGTTATGATTGGAATCAAAGTTGAAATCATTAAAAATCTCTTTCTTTCAGCTAACGTACAGCTTAAAAGGAGAATTGGACAGAATACACCGACTAACTTTGACAACCTTGCCATTCCCGGATTTGGAAGAACTTATGATAGCAGTGAGTTTGGAGCAGGATTTGGATACAATATCTCTTACCTTATCCCATTCTATAAGAAGTCGAGAAATTAA
- a CDS encoding DUF2752 domain-containing protein, which produces MNNLEQYMLPCLNKTVLGVECTGCGGQRAALLLFQGEFKEAFVMYPAIYSLVVLFGFLIINLFIKFKYDYNIKIGLIIFNAVIIAGAYIIKMINTFN; this is translated from the coding sequence TTGAATAATTTAGAACAATACATGCTTCCCTGTCTCAATAAAACTGTGTTGGGTGTAGAGTGTACTGGTTGTGGGGGACAGCGTGCAGCTTTACTCCTCTTTCAGGGAGAATTTAAAGAAGCATTTGTTATGTATCCGGCTATTTATAGCCTGGTGGTATTGTTCGGATTTCTGATTATTAATCTTTTTATTAAATTTAAATATGATTACAACATCAAAATAGGTCTTATTATTTTTAATGCTGTTATCATTGCTGGAGCATATATTATCAAAATGATTAATACATTCAACTAA
- the rocD gene encoding ornithine--oxo-acid transaminase: MPLPKIKTSKEAIQLEDQHGAHNYHPLPAVLSKGEGVHVWDVEGKKYYDFLSAYSAVNQGHCHPKIVEAMHEQASKLALTSRAFHNDVLGAYEQYATEYFGFDKLLPMNTGAEAVETAIKIARKWAYEKKGVKETEAEIIVAENNFHGRTTTIISFSNDEGARKNFGPYTPGFIKINYDDIDALEAAIENNPNVAGFLVEPIQGEAGVYVPSDDYMSKVKEICNKNNVLFMADEIQTGIARTGGLLAVCGHCSCEGHCERQEKTYSKPDILILGKALSGGNYPVSAVLADNEIMEVIQPGQHGSTFGGNPVAAAVAVAALDVVKDEHLIQNARKLGNLFRQLLDDYIKESNIVELVRGRGLLNAIVINDAEESSTAWDICMALKENGLLAKPTHGNIIRFAPPLVMTEEELRDCVAIIVKTLKQFEK; this comes from the coding sequence ATGCCATTACCTAAGATCAAAACTTCAAAAGAAGCCATACAACTTGAGGACCAACATGGTGCACATAACTACCATCCATTACCTGCTGTACTTAGCAAGGGAGAGGGTGTTCACGTCTGGGATGTTGAAGGTAAAAAATATTACGACTTTCTTTCTGCGTATTCAGCGGTAAATCAGGGTCATTGTCATCCGAAGATTGTTGAAGCAATGCATGAACAGGCGTCTAAACTTGCACTTACTTCACGTGCATTTCATAATGATGTTCTTGGTGCTTATGAGCAATATGCTACCGAATATTTTGGTTTTGATAAGTTGCTTCCTATGAATACCGGAGCAGAAGCTGTGGAAACGGCGATAAAAATCGCTCGTAAATGGGCTTATGAGAAAAAAGGCGTAAAGGAAACAGAAGCGGAGATTATTGTAGCCGAGAATAACTTCCACGGAAGGACTACAACCATTATATCTTTTTCTAATGATGAAGGTGCCCGAAAGAATTTTGGACCCTATACTCCGGGTTTCATCAAAATCAACTACGATGATATTGATGCTTTAGAAGCGGCTATTGAAAATAATCCTAATGTTGCTGGTTTTCTGGTAGAGCCTATTCAGGGGGAAGCAGGGGTTTATGTGCCGAGTGACGATTATATGAGCAAGGTTAAGGAGATTTGCAATAAAAATAATGTTTTGTTTATGGCAGATGAGATCCAGACCGGTATTGCGAGAACTGGAGGATTATTAGCCGTATGTGGACACTGTTCTTGCGAAGGACATTGTGAGCGTCAGGAAAAAACGTATAGTAAACCAGATATTCTAATTCTTGGAAAAGCGCTATCTGGAGGTAACTATCCGGTTTCCGCGGTACTTGCAGATAATGAAATTATGGAAGTGATCCAGCCAGGACAACACGGTTCCACGTTTGGTGGAAATCCTGTTGCGGCTGCGGTAGCGGTGGCAGCATTGGATGTGGTTAAAGACGAGCATCTAATCCAGAATGCAAGAAAACTGGGTAATTTATTTAGACAATTGCTTGATGATTATATTAAAGAATCTAATATTGTTGAGCTCGTAAGAGGTCGTGGATTGCTAAACGCAATCGTAATTAATGATGCTGAAGAAAGTTCTACAGCATGGGATATTTGTATGGCGCTAAAAGAGAATGGTCTTCTTGCTAAACCTACCCACGGTAATATTATCCGTTTTGCACCTCCGTTGGTAATGACTGAAGAAGAGTTGAGAGATTGTGTAGCGATTATCGTTAAAACACTGAAACAGTTCGAAAAATAA
- a CDS encoding Smr/MutS family protein — MRDLKPGDIVELLDDDLSGTVQHIDGEQVEIKTEDGFIMQLPADDLVKIKSDIDDIAMEDFDFEEILKEKAPTKKPASNRIKPKERNAPPMEVDLHINQLVRSSRSMSNHEMLNLQLDTARHKLEFAMKKRIQKIVFIHGKGEGVLKMELEYLLGRYSNVKYYDADYQKYGLGATEVYILQNP; from the coding sequence ATGAGAGATCTAAAGCCTGGAGATATTGTAGAATTATTAGATGATGATTTAAGTGGAACTGTTCAGCATATAGATGGTGAACAGGTAGAAATCAAAACTGAAGATGGTTTCATCATGCAATTACCTGCAGATGATTTAGTGAAAATTAAGAGTGATATTGATGATATCGCAATGGAAGATTTTGACTTTGAAGAAATATTAAAAGAAAAAGCACCGACAAAAAAACCTGCTTCTAACCGAATAAAGCCAAAAGAGAGGAATGCTCCCCCCATGGAGGTGGATCTTCATATAAACCAATTAGTAAGGTCATCTAGAAGCATGTCTAATCATGAGATGCTCAACTTACAATTGGATACCGCCAGGCATAAACTGGAATTTGCTATGAAAAAAAGAATCCAGAAGATTGTTTTTATTCATGGTAAAGGCGAGGGGGTGCTCAAAATGGAACTGGAATATTTACTTGGTAGATATTCCAATGTGAAATATTACGATGCTGACTATCAGAAATATGGTTTAGGTGCTACTGAAGTTTATATTTTGCAGAATCCTTAA